TGCAACCGTTGATTACATTTTGGAACTGGGGCCGATGATCCTGCGACTTTCTCAAAAACTGAACACGAAGATCAAAACAGGGAAGTTGGTCGAGATGCCGCTGGATGAAAATCCCTACGCCGATTGGTCGTGTCATCTCTTCACCGCTGATCGCACCCAGTACATCATCTTGACGAATACGGCTTCGTTCTATTCGTGTCTTATGAACGGCCGTGGAATCACGGACGGCAGCACCTTTGTAGCGCAAGCTTTGGACGCGATTCGGGATTTTGCGACCGGCGACGGCAAGCAAACTGTTTACCGGAAATATATCGCTCCATCGAACGGGACGATCAGCTTCGCCAAAGCTCTAAACCGCTCCGTCACTGGATCGATGAGTGACCACATCCATGCGGCCAAGTTCATGCTCGAAGACGATATGGCGCTGAGCGAAATTGGTAATCGCTTGAATGAGACGCCGATGTCCGCACTAAACGGCCCCGATGGGCGGAAGTACGGCTTTCCCAAAGTCGTGTTTTCGAAGCTCGTGGATCAGATCGGCGATGATTGACCAATAGATCGATGACCGTTAGCGAATTGTCGTCCGTGGATTGGCGATCTCGCTGGTCCTGACTATCGCTGAGATCGTTCACGGCATCCATAGGGCCATTGCCCTTCTTTCGTCTATTGGCGAATTCGGCTTGTATCAGATTGGCGTGGGCACCTGGTTCGGTGATCAACCTTGCGATTGCCAACGTAACAATATGGTGGGGCGGGGCCAATCCACTGCCTGCACAGCTGCTGGTGGGCTCGAGCTGGCTGGTTTTAACTGTGGTGTTCGGAGTCTTGTGTGGGCGGTTCGTGGTGGGATTGTCTTGGGACCCGATTGCTTCAGACTACGACGTGGTGAACCGTGTGCTGATGCCGTTGGTGCAGCTGTTTCACGTTTGTCGGCTTGACGCCCGGGGCTATTCAGTGTTGCAGGATGGATTTGATTTCCATCGGTTTGGTGACAAGACGCCTTAGGGTGATGTGATCGCGTTATGACCTTTCGACCGAACCAGTGTCAGCGTGGCATTTCGAAGAGCTGCGAGGTTTTGGGGAATCGCGGCGGTTCGAGCTCGACACTTGTCTTCGCCCATCGCAACGTCGCGACCCCAGTGAAGGCGATTCTCGATTCCCCAATGACCTCGAACGAACTTTAGAAGATCGCGTGCATCAGTACGCTCGCGATCAACGCTGGTGATCGCATAGCTGATTTCCGTCTGGCGTACGCCACCGAGAATGCGAGTCCGCGTGAGGCGAATCGCTTGCGCAAAGCCGGGCCAGTCGACGTGGCCGACAAGACGGTTGCTGGTTTCGATCCCGCGGATCTCCACGCGACCATGCCCTTTGTCGACCGTGCGGTGAACCTCAAGCTGCTGTTGCCGAACGTGTTCGCTGCAGGGGGGAGCGGCCAGACCTGAATTCCGACTCAATGGTCTCCTTCAGCTCTGGTTGATTGTCTTTCACAGCGACCAGGTAATCCCCCCCAGAATCGGTAATATGTCTGCAGATATCCCGCTGGCAAATCACTGCGTCGGACGTCACCATTCGTCCCTCCAAGACAACGCTGCGCAAAAGCTGAATCGCCGACGTGTGTTCATTGGTATGACCTAGTATGTCTGCCTGAGTGATCACGCCGCCAGCATGGTAGCTAAAGAATGGCGTCGTCCCTTTTGCCCGCGATAGTCGGGAATTGTTGCCAAGATGGCCAGCAAACTCCCAGCAACGGGAACTTTCACAGTCGTCTCTCCGTAGGTTGAATACAACTCCATCAACCTCGACGGAGAATACGACGCAGCAAGTCCCACAAATTGAAACACTGAATAGCCCTCATTTGCCCTGCTGGCCGACCGGCAAACGGCTTGGTTTCGTGTTATGATGGAGGCTCGTCCCGCCTCGCGTCCCCTGCGGCGTCCCCCTCCCATTACACGTAAACGTTGGCCCAGATCAGCATGAAATACGTGCACTTTCGCTATTCAGATCGTCGCATGACCATCGCGTTGCTCGGCTTGTTGCTCGGCGGTATCCCCGCACTCTCGGCGGCGGATGTCGAGTTCAATCGCGATGTCCGGCCGATTCTGGCAGAGTACTGTTATGCCTGCCACGGGTTTGACGAAGCGGCGCGCGAAGCCGATCTGCGGTTAGACACGTTTGCCGGTGCTACCGGTGCCGATGGCGGTTCGACAGCGATCACTCCCGGCGATCCCGATGACAGCGAGTTGATGCTTCGTGTTTTGTCGGACGATCCCGACACCGTGATGCCGCCCCGCGAGTCGGGCAAACAACTGACCGCCGCTCAAAAGCAGACGCTCCGCAACTGGATAGCCCAAGGGGCGACCTACGATCAACACTGGGCCTTCGCTCCGCCGCACCGCAGTTCTTTACCCGAACCGTCGGCCAGCCAACATCCGGTCGACAGTTTTATTCGGTCGCGTTTAACCGATGCTGGGCTCACGCCATCGGAGCGCGCGACTCCCGAGACTCTCATTCGGCGGATCAGTTTAGATCTGATCGGACTGCCGCCAACGCCCGCCGAAGTCGATGCGTTTGTCTCGGCGGCCGACAAAGATTTTGATGCCGCTTATCGCGACCTTGTCGAACGCTTGCTGGCCAGTCCTCACTACGGAGAACGCTGGGGCCGCTGGTGGCTCGACCAAGCAAGGTACGCCGACAGCAACGGTTACTCGATCGACGCCCCACGACAGATCTGGAGTTACCGCGACTGGGTGATCGATGCGATCAATAACGACATGCCCTTCGACACCTTCACGATCGAGCAATTGGCCGGGGACCTGTTGCCCAATGCGACGCAGGACCAGAAGATCGCTACCGGTTTCCATCGCAACACGCAATTGAATCAAGAGGGTGGGATCGACAAGGAACAGTTCCGCGTCGACAGCGTCTTTGATCGCGTCGCGACGACCGGAACCGTTTGGCTGGGACTGACCGTTGGATGTGCCCAATGCCACGACCACAAGTTCGATCCGATCACGCAGGTCGAATATTACCAGATGTTTGCGTTCCTCAAT
Above is a genomic segment from Rosistilla ulvae containing:
- a CDS encoding transposase, encoding MITQADILGHTNEHTSAIQLLRSVVLEGRMVTSDAVICQRDICRHITDSGGDYLVAVKDNQPELKETIESEFRSGRSPLQRTRSATAA
- a CDS encoding DUF6933 domain-containing protein, whose product is MILRLSQKLNTKIKTGKLVEMPLDENPYADWSCHLFTADRTQYIILTNTASFYSCLMNGRGITDGSTFVAQALDAIRDFATGDGKQTVYRKYIAPSNGTISFAKALNRSVTGSMSDHIHAAKFMLEDDMALSEIGNRLNETPMSALNGPDGRKYGFPKVVFSKLVDQIGDD
- a CDS encoding ISAs1 family transposase: MEIRGIETSNRLVGHVDWPGFAQAIRLTRTRILGGVRQTEISYAITSVDRERTDARDLLKFVRGHWGIENRLHWGRDVAMGEDKCRARTAAIPQNLAALRNATLTLVRSKGHNAITSP
- a CDS encoding PSD1 and planctomycete cytochrome C domain-containing protein; its protein translation is MTIALLGLLLGGIPALSAADVEFNRDVRPILAEYCYACHGFDEAAREADLRLDTFAGATGADGGSTAITPGDPDDSELMLRVLSDDPDTVMPPRESGKQLTAAQKQTLRNWIAQGATYDQHWAFAPPHRSSLPEPSASQHPVDSFIRSRLTDAGLTPSERATPETLIRRISLDLIGLPPTPAEVDAFVSAADKDFDAAYRDLVERLLASPHYGERWGRWWLDQARYADSNGYSIDAPRQIWSYRDWVIDAINNDMPFDTFTIEQLAGDLLPNATQDQKIATGFHRNTQLNQEGGIDKEQFRVDSVFDRVATTGTVWLGLTVGCAQCHDHKFDPITQVEYYQMFAFLNNQDEPTLKLDDKRTTLVMKERAKPRKTTVLIKGDFTRPDAEVSPGTLSILHPMQTGDRIANRLDLARWIMSPENPLTARVIVNRIWQHYFGRGLSEIDNDFGLQGSSPSHPQLLDWLAIEFVERGWSLKEMHRLIVTSETYQQASRRREDLDQTDPHNYLLGRQQRLRLDAEIVRDVALVASGLLSPTLGGPPVYPPIPDGIMGQGQVKRSWRTSKGEDRYRRGIYTFKFRATPPPSLNVFDAPDGLSSCTRRIRSNTPLQALTLMNDPAFFEFATALEKIIQRDGLQAAFRRCTSRSASPDELAILERLDTLGAARAMLNLDETITRE